CCCACCCGGTAGTGCCCGGCGACGGCCGCGGGCAGGTCCCGGGCGAAGAACGTCTCCGTCTGCGGCCCGCCCGGCACGTCCACGCACTCGGTGTCCCGGGGCGGCGCCACGGTCGGCCGCAGCATCACCAGGATCATCGGCTGCGCCCTGCCCTTCCTCGCCAACTCGTGCGCGGTGTCCGGGAAGTCGAGCTTCGTGACGAGGGACTTGGCGGTCCCCGGATAGCCGGTGAGTACGACGACCACGGGGAAGGTGCGCTTCGCGTACTGCGGCTGGAAGTACTCCGGCGGCAGATAGACGTACGCCGGAGAGGTGATGCCCGTCTTCTTGCCGACGACGCCTATCTTCTGGATCTGACCGCCGACCCTGGGCAGGTGACCGCCCGGCACGCTCACCGACTGGGTGGACAGCACCTGGAAGCCGCCGTGCGGCCCGGTGTTCTGGTCGACGACCACGCCCTGGTCGGTCTCCTTGCCCAGGAGGTCGTCCCAGGAGGCGTAAAAACCGAAACTCTGGTTGACGGCGAGACCGACCGAGGCGAACACCGCGACCTGGGTGGCCAGCAGCAGAATCGCCCGGCCGCCGACCGCCCGCCAGTCGCGGCGCGCCAGCCGGGCCCAGAACACGATCGTGCCGATGAACAGCAGGGTGGCGGCCAGGATCGCCAGCGCCAGCACCGTCTTGCTCGTGAGACCCATGACTGCAGTTGCCCGCTCTCTCGGCCGGCGGCGCCCCGCTTCCTTCACTGCGGCTTGCCCCGGACTTTGGATGTCCTTTGACACGGCTTTCCGTGGGAGAGTGAACCTCTTCCCGTGAGACACCGTCCTAGAGGGCGCAATGTCGCCGGATGCCGGATTGGCTCCGGATTCCAGGTCTCTCGCAGAACTACGGGATGCGATGTCTGTCAGGATAGATGGGGAAATGTCGGGCGAGGTTCCGGGACGATCACATCGAGTGCGGCGCGTACTGCGCGGTCCGCGTCCCGAGGCCGTCCCCGCCGTCGTCGCCCGGGCCTGTGCGCTCGTGGGCCTGGTCGACATCGCCGCGGGAGTCTTCCCGCGCTTCAGGCACAGCCGGATGCACACCTTCGCCGAGGTACTGCCCGGCGCGCTCGGCCCGTTCGCCGCCGCGCTCTCGCTCAGCACCGGCGTCCTTCTGCTGCTGCTCGCGCACGGCCTCAGGCGCCGCAAGCGCCGGGCATGGCGCGCCGCAGTGGCCCTGCTGCCGGCCGGCGCCGTGGCCCAGTTCGCCTACCGGCACTCGATCGTCGGGCTCGTCATCTCCGTACTCCTGCTGGTGATGCTGCTGCGCCACCGCACCGAGTTCGCGGCCCTGCCCGACCCGCGCAGCCGCTGGCGCGCACTCACCAACTTCGTGCTGATGAGCGCCGGTTCGCTCGCGCTCGGGCTGGTCATAGTGAGCGCCCACAGCGACCGTATGTACGGCGACCCGAGCCTCGCGGACCGCATCACCCATGTCATGTACGGCCTGTTCGGCTTCGAGGGCCCCGTCGACTACGACGGGCCCACCTCCTGGACCGTCGGCTACTCGCTCGGCGCCCTGGGCCTGCTGACCGCCATCACGACGATCTACTTCGCCTTCCGGCCCGAACACCCGGCCGCCCACCTGACCCCGGAGGACGAGGACCGGCTGCGCGTCCTGCTCGACAAGCACGGCCGCCGCGACTCCCTCGGCCACTTCGCGCTGCGCCGCGACAAGGCGGTCGTCTTCTCCCCCAGCGGCAAGGCCGCCGTCACCTACCGGGTGGTGTCCGGCGTGATGCTCGCCAGTGGCGACCCGATCGGCGACGTGGAGGCCTGGCCGGGCGCCATCGAACGCTTCATGGACGAGGCCAAGGCCCACTCCTGGACCCCCGCCGTCATGGGCTGCTCCGAGACCGGCGGCGAGGTCTGGACCCGCGAGACCGGCCTCGACGCCCTCGAACTGGGCGACGAGGCGGTGGTGGACGTCGCGGATTTCTCCCTCTCCGGGCGCGCGATGCGCAACGTGCGCCAGATGGTCAAGCGCATCGAACGCGCGGGCTACGAAACCCGGGTACGGCGCATCCGTGACCTCGGGGAGAACGAGCTGGAGCGCATCCGGCTCGCCGCGGAGGCCTGGCGCGGCACCGACACCGAGCGTGGTTTCTCCATGGCGCTGGGCCGCATCGGCGACCCGGACGACGGCGACTGTCTCATCGCCACCGCCCACAAGGCCGACGACGAGCCCGGCCCGTACGGCGATCTGAAGGCGATCCTGCACTTCGTGCCGTGGGGCGACGACGGCGTCTCCCTGGACCTGATGCGGCGCGACCGCGCGGCCGACCCCGGCATGAACGAACTGCTCATCGTGGCCGCCCTGGAGGCCGCCCCCCGCCTGGGCGTCGCCCGCGTCTCGCTCAACTTCGCCATGTTCCGCTCGGCACTGGCCCGCGGCGAGAAGATCGGCGCCGGCCCGGTCCTGCGCGCGTGGCGCGGCCTGCTGGTGTTCCTGTCCCGCTGGTTCCAGATCGAGTCCCTGTACAAGTTCAACGCCAAGTTCCGCCCCCGCTGGGAACCGCGCTTCGTGGTCTACCGCACCTCCAGCGACCTCCCCCGCATCGGCCTCGCCGCCATGCAGGCAGAGGGCTTCGTCACCCTGGCCCTCCCCCGCATCCTCGGCCGCCGCACCAAGGCCCGCCGCCCATGCGCCCACGCGACAACGGAAAGGAGCACGGTGAGCGCGGTGTGAGGCGGTGAAGCGTCGGCGCCACGAGTCGCCGCGCGCCCGAGCCGGGGAGTTCTCGGCCCAAGCCCGGGTGTTCTCCGCCCGAGCCGAGGTGTTCTCCGCCCGAGCCGAGGTGTTCTCCGCCCGAGCCGAGGTGTTCTCCGCCCGAGCCAATATTGTTTTTCGACCGAGCCGATCGACGGACCGAGACGGGCGGGTGGGTGGGAAACAACCGGCCCAACCACAACGCACCCGCACCACAGAACCCGCCCCACCGCCGGGGGCCTACGCTGAACGCATGAACAACCACAGCGGACGCGGCCGGGTCACCGGCCTCCCGGCCTGGGACCGCTGCGCGGTCATGGGCGTCGTGAACGTGACCCCGGACTCCTTCTCCGACGGGGGCCGCTGGTTCGACACGACCAACGCCGTCAAGCACGGCCTCGACCTGGTCACCGAGGGCGCAGACCTGGTGGACGTCGGCGGCGAGTCCACCCGTCCCGGCGCCACCCGCGTCGACGAGGCCGAGGAACTCAAGCGCGTCGTCCCCGTGGTCCGCGGCCTCGCCGCCGAGGGCGTCAGCGTCTCCGTCGACACCATGCGCGCCTCGGTCGCCGAACAGGCGCTCGCGGCCGGCGCCGTCCTCGTGAACGACGTCAGCGGCGGCCTCGCGGACCCCGCGATGATCCCGCTCGTCGCGGACACGGGCGCCCCTTTCGTCGTCATGCACTGGCGCGGCTTCCAGGAGGGCGGCAACATCAAGGGCGTGTACGCGGACGTCGTCTCCGAGGTCGTCGACGAGCTCCACGCGCGCGTGGACGCCGTACTGGCCGGCGGTGTCGCCCCCGACCGGATCGTCGTGGACCCGGGACTCGGCTTCTCCAAGGACGCCGATCACGACCTGGCCCTTCTGGCGCACCTCGACCGGCTGCACGGCCTGGGCCACCCCCTGCTGGTCGCCGCCTCCCGGAAACGGTTCCTCGGCCGCGTACTGGCCGGCCCCGAGGGCGCCCCGCCGCCCGCGCGGGAGCGCGACGCCGCCACCGCCGCCGTCTCCGCGCTCGCCGCCCACCAGGGCGCCTGGGCGGTCCGCGTCCACGAGGTCCGCGCCACCGCCGACGCCGTACGGGTCGCCCGCGCGGTCGAGGAGGCCCGCGACGCGGAAGCGGCCCGGAGCGCCGAGGGCACCCGGTGAGCGCGCCCCACATCGACGTCGAGCAGGTCGAACTCGCCAACACCGCCTTCTACGAGGCGCTGGAACAGGGCGACTTCGACGAGTTGTCCGCGCTCTGGCTGACCCCCGCCGACCTGGGCGTCGACGAGGAGTACCACGACCCGGCGGACACCGGGGTGATCTCCTGCGTGCACCCGGGCTGGCCGGTGCTGACCGGACGCGGCGAGGTCCTCCGCTCCTACGCGCTGATCATGGCCAACACCGAGTACATCCAGTTCTTCCTGACCGACGTGCATGTCTCCGTCACCGGCGACACCGCCCTGGTGACCTGCACCGAGAACATCCTCAGCGGCGGCCCGGCCCCCGAGGACAGCGACGAGCTGGGGCCGCTGGTCGGTCAGCTGGTCGTCGCCACCAACGTGTTCCGCCGCACCCCCGTCGGCTGGAAACTCTGGTCGCACCACGCCTCTCCGGTCCTCGCCGAGAACGACGAGGACGAGGAGGACGACACCCCCTCCTGATGTCCGCCCGGGCCGGG
This genomic interval from Streptomyces sp. B21-083 contains the following:
- a CDS encoding alpha/beta hydrolase produces the protein MGLTSKTVLALAILAATLLFIGTIVFWARLARRDWRAVGGRAILLLATQVAVFASVGLAVNQSFGFYASWDDLLGKETDQGVVVDQNTGPHGGFQVLSTQSVSVPGGHLPRVGGQIQKIGVVGKKTGITSPAYVYLPPEYFQPQYAKRTFPVVVVLTGYPGTAKSLVTKLDFPDTAHELARKGRAQPMILVMLRPTVAPPRDTECVDVPGGPQTETFFARDLPAAVAGHYRVGPRPGSWGVIGDSTGGYCALKLAMHHPRVYTAAVGLSPSYKAPIDATTGDLFQGDKQLKREADLEWYIKHRPAPDVSLLVTTSRHGEANYGPTMRFVDLVRTKAPTRISTIVLESGGHNFNTWRREIPGSLEWLSQRLTER
- a CDS encoding phosphatidylglycerol lysyltransferase domain-containing protein, translated to MSGEVPGRSHRVRRVLRGPRPEAVPAVVARACALVGLVDIAAGVFPRFRHSRMHTFAEVLPGALGPFAAALSLSTGVLLLLLAHGLRRRKRRAWRAAVALLPAGAVAQFAYRHSIVGLVISVLLLVMLLRHRTEFAALPDPRSRWRALTNFVLMSAGSLALGLVIVSAHSDRMYGDPSLADRITHVMYGLFGFEGPVDYDGPTSWTVGYSLGALGLLTAITTIYFAFRPEHPAAHLTPEDEDRLRVLLDKHGRRDSLGHFALRRDKAVVFSPSGKAAVTYRVVSGVMLASGDPIGDVEAWPGAIERFMDEAKAHSWTPAVMGCSETGGEVWTRETGLDALELGDEAVVDVADFSLSGRAMRNVRQMVKRIERAGYETRVRRIRDLGENELERIRLAAEAWRGTDTERGFSMALGRIGDPDDGDCLIATAHKADDEPGPYGDLKAILHFVPWGDDGVSLDLMRRDRAADPGMNELLIVAALEAAPRLGVARVSLNFAMFRSALARGEKIGAGPVLRAWRGLLVFLSRWFQIESLYKFNAKFRPRWEPRFVVYRTSSDLPRIGLAAMQAEGFVTLALPRILGRRTKARRPCAHATTERSTVSAV
- the folP gene encoding dihydropteroate synthase, whose product is MNNHSGRGRVTGLPAWDRCAVMGVVNVTPDSFSDGGRWFDTTNAVKHGLDLVTEGADLVDVGGESTRPGATRVDEAEELKRVVPVVRGLAAEGVSVSVDTMRASVAEQALAAGAVLVNDVSGGLADPAMIPLVADTGAPFVVMHWRGFQEGGNIKGVYADVVSEVVDELHARVDAVLAGGVAPDRIVVDPGLGFSKDADHDLALLAHLDRLHGLGHPLLVAASRKRFLGRVLAGPEGAPPPARERDAATAAVSALAAHQGAWAVRVHEVRATADAVRVARAVEEARDAEAARSAEGTR
- a CDS encoding nuclear transport factor 2 family protein; the encoded protein is MSAPHIDVEQVELANTAFYEALEQGDFDELSALWLTPADLGVDEEYHDPADTGVISCVHPGWPVLTGRGEVLRSYALIMANTEYIQFFLTDVHVSVTGDTALVTCTENILSGGPAPEDSDELGPLVGQLVVATNVFRRTPVGWKLWSHHASPVLAENDEDEEDDTPS